The proteins below come from a single Nitrospirota bacterium genomic window:
- the rpsB gene encoding 30S ribosomal protein S2, which yields MSQIAMKDLLEAGVHFGHQTKRWNPKMKPYIYGERNQIYILDLQQTVKLFSQAYEFVRKTAANGGSILFVGTKRQAESIVREEAKRCGMYFVSHRWLGGMLTNFQTIRKSIEKLKKLEAQKADGTFEKLPKKEVSQLEKEMTSLEKALGGIKDLKRLPGAIFVIDTKKESIAVKEANRLGIPTVAIVDSNCDPDEIDYIIPGNDDAIRSIKLLTARIADAVIEGKNMIAAKAAEDAKPAPLSHSEIAVVAEGEEKETHV from the coding sequence ATGTCTCAAATTGCTATGAAAGATTTGTTAGAAGCGGGGGTCCATTTTGGTCATCAGACCAAAAGATGGAATCCGAAAATGAAGCCCTATATTTACGGCGAACGAAATCAGATTTACATCCTTGATCTTCAGCAGACCGTCAAATTATTCAGCCAAGCCTATGAATTTGTGAGAAAAACCGCCGCGAACGGCGGCTCTATCCTTTTTGTCGGAACCAAGCGCCAGGCAGAAAGTATTGTTCGGGAAGAGGCCAAACGATGCGGAATGTATTTTGTCAGCCATCGTTGGCTGGGAGGAATGCTGACCAATTTTCAGACCATCCGGAAGAGCATTGAGAAACTCAAGAAACTTGAAGCACAAAAAGCGGACGGCACATTTGAAAAACTCCCGAAAAAAGAGGTTTCCCAGCTTGAAAAAGAGATGACGTCGCTTGAAAAGGCCCTGGGAGGAATTAAAGATTTAAAAAGACTTCCCGGCGCCATTTTTGTCATTGATACCAAGAAAGAGAGCATTGCTGTGAAAGAGGCCAACCGGCTGGGTATCCCGACCGTGGCCATTGTGGATTCCAATTGCGATCCGGATGAAATTGATTACATTATTCCAGGAAATGACGATGCCATTCGGTCGATCAAGTTACTCACAGCCCGAATTGCCGATGCAGTGATCGAAGGGAAAAACATGATCGCGGCAAAAGCTGCGGAAGATGCAAAACCTGCTCCCCTGTCACATTCTGAAATTGCGGTCGTTGCGGAAGGCGAAGAAAAAGAAACCCATGTCTAA
- a CDS encoding acetylornithine transaminase, which translates to MKSMTSEELMRLSNQFIMGTYNRSPLVMREGKGSKVFDPEGKEYLDFISGIAVNTFGHCFPPIVSAVRTQSEKLIHASNLYYSEPQIYLAKRLIELTFEGKVFFCNSGAEAIEAAIKLARKYFSVRDNAARFEIISMTGSFHGRTYGGMSASGQEKLWKGYEPLLPGFKHVGYNDLEEAEKAVSEKTAAILVEPIQGERGVVVPSGTYLKGLRDLADRHGLLLIFDEIQTGLGRTGSLFAYQKSGVIPDILTLAKGLGGGMPIGAMIATNRVNQAFSFGSHGSTFGGNPVACSAGLAVLETLTSDGSLLKNCSRLGELILDQFRKWQVRHSFIKEVRGNGLLMGMELLVEGRPIVLKCLEKGLLINCTSEKVLRFAPSLLVTDEEVAKFIRILGSVLEEIAGS; encoded by the coding sequence ATGAAATCGATGACATCTGAAGAACTGATGCGTCTATCCAATCAGTTTATTATGGGTACTTATAACCGCTCGCCTCTGGTCATGCGAGAAGGGAAAGGAAGCAAGGTTTTTGACCCGGAAGGTAAGGAATACCTCGACTTCATCAGCGGTATCGCCGTGAATACCTTTGGGCATTGTTTCCCCCCTATTGTTTCCGCAGTTCGAACCCAGTCTGAAAAATTAATTCACGCTTCGAACCTTTACTATAGCGAACCTCAAATTTACCTCGCTAAACGATTAATTGAACTGACATTTGAAGGGAAAGTATTCTTCTGCAACAGCGGCGCCGAGGCCATTGAGGCAGCCATTAAACTGGCCAGAAAATATTTTAGCGTTCGTGATAATGCGGCACGGTTTGAAATTATCAGTATGACCGGATCCTTCCACGGGAGGACCTATGGCGGAATGAGCGCTTCGGGTCAAGAGAAACTCTGGAAGGGATACGAGCCGCTTCTGCCCGGGTTCAAACATGTAGGTTACAATGATCTGGAAGAAGCAGAGAAGGCTGTTTCGGAGAAGACGGCCGCCATATTGGTAGAACCGATCCAGGGGGAGAGAGGGGTTGTCGTTCCTTCGGGAACCTATTTAAAGGGGTTACGTGACCTGGCCGATCGGCATGGCTTGCTCCTGATTTTTGATGAAATTCAAACCGGATTAGGGAGAACGGGTTCTTTATTTGCCTATCAGAAATCCGGAGTGATCCCGGACATCCTGACGCTGGCCAAAGGACTGGGAGGAGGCATGCCGATTGGTGCGATGATTGCTACGAATCGGGTCAATCAGGCCTTTTCATTTGGTTCCCACGGTTCGACATTTGGCGGAAATCCAGTTGCCTGCAGTGCGGGCCTGGCCGTCCTTGAAACATTGACTTCGGATGGTTCGCTCCTTAAGAATTGCAGCCGGTTGGGAGAATTGATTCTGGATCAGTTCAGGAAATGGCAAGTCCGCCATTCCTTTATTAAAGAGGTTCGGGGAAACGGTCTGCTCATGGGTATGGAACTTCTCGTCGAAGGACGGCCAATCGTATTAAAATGTCTCGAGAAGGGTCTTTTGATCAATTGCACTTCCGAAAAGGTCCTTCGCTTTGCGCCATCTTTGTTGGTTACCGATGAGGAGGTTGCAAAATTTATTCGTATTCTCGGTTCTGTTCTTGAGGAGATCGCCGGATCATGA